The sequence GGGCTTCATGGGCAGGAAGAAGTTGGCGATGGGCGCCAGCGCCTGGGCGAGGGGCGCCACGCGGCCCACGTTGCCCATGGCGCGCGCCGAGAGGGGCGTGCCGTGCTCGTCGTAGTAGTGCTGCAGCCACTCGTACTTGATCTTGGCCATGTCCACGCGGCTGGGGCACTCCGACTTGCACGCCTTGCACTCGAGGCACAGGTCGAGCACCTCGTAGACGTCCTTGCTCGTCATGCCGCCGGGCAGACCGCCCGTGAGGGCCTCACGCAGCACGTTGGCGCGGCCGCGGGTGGAGTTGTCCTCGTCACGCGTGCCCATGTAGGACGGACACATGGTGCCCGCGCCCACCTTGCGGCAGGCGCCCACGCCGGTGCAGGCCTCGACGGCGCCGAGGAAGCCGCCTTGGCTGGAGAAATCGAAGACGGTGGGCACCTCCACCTTGGGGTAGTCGGCGCCGTAGCGCAGGTTCTCCGTCATGGCGGGCGCGTCCACGATCTTGCCGGGGTTCATCAGGCCGTCCGGGTCGAAGGCGTGCTTCAGGTCCTTGAACGCCTGGTAGAGCTCGTCGCCGAAGAGGCGGCGGTTCTGGTAGGAGCGGATGAGGCCGTCGCCGTGCTCGCCGCTCCACGAGCCACCGTACTTGACCACCAGCTCGAACACGTCCTCGCTGATGCCGCGGTACTGCTCGACGCCAACGGGGCTCTTGAGGTCGAGGAGCGGCCGCACGTGGATGACGCCCACGGAGGCGTGCGCGTAGAACACGGCGCGCGTGCCGTGCTTCTTGCACACCTCTATGACTTCGGGGATGTACTCGTGCAGGTGCTCGACCGGGATGGCGGCGTCCTCGATGGAGGGGGTGGGCTTGTCGGCGCCCGGCATGGTGGCGTAGATGCCCAGGCCGTCGCGGCGGAAGTCGGCGATCTCCTTCTGCTCGGCGGGGTCCTCGGCAACGTACGAGCCGTAGCAGAGGGCGGTGACGGCCGGGTCGGCCTCCATGCGCGCCAACGCCGCCTTGCACTCGGCCAGGTCGGCGCCGTCGAACTCGACTAGCAGCACCGCCTCGGGGTCGCCCACCACCCAGCGCATGTGCGGTGCCATGGCGGGGTTCTCGCGGCCGAGCAGTATGAGGTCGCGGTCGATGATCTCCACCGCCGACGGGCCGTGGCGGTTGATGTGCTGCACGGCCTGGAACGCCTTGGTGAGCGAGTCGAAGTGCACCATGCTCACGAGCCGCCGTGCCGGCACGGGGTGGAGCGCCAGCTTGAGCTCGAGGATGACGGCCAGCGTGCCCTCGCTGCCGCTCACCACCTTGGCGAGGTTGAAGGGCCGCTGCCCCTCGCCGCCCGCCTCGGTCAGCTCGTCGAGGTTGTAGCCGCCCACGCGGCGCATGACCTTGGGGTAGCGCGCCGCTATCTCGCCGGCGTGGGACTCCACCAGGCCGCGCACGGCGCGGTAGAGGTCGCCCTCGCGGCCGGGGGCGGCCAGCTTGGCGTCGAGCGCCGCGCCGCTCAGGGGCCCGAGCTCGAGCTCCGTGCCGTCCACCAGCAGAACGCGCAGGCCTATCACCTGATCCACGCTCTTGCCGTACTTGATGGAGCGCGTGCCCGCCGAGTTGTTGGCCACCATGCCGCCCACGTTGGCGCGGTCGGTGGTTGCCACGTCGGGCGTGAACTGCAAGCGGTGCTGTGCCAGCTTGGCGTTGAGCTGGTCGCGCACCAGGCCGGGCTGCACGCGCACCCAGCGCTCGGACACGTTGAGTTCCAGCAGCCCAGTGAGGTGCTTGGAGAAGTCGATCACCAGCGCGGCGGCCACGGTCTGGCCGGCCAGGCTGGTGCCGCCGCCGCGCGGGAGGACGGGGACCTTGAGCTCGTGCGCGGCCTTGACCGCTGCCTTCACGTCGGCCTCGTCGAGCGGCACCACGATCCCCACGGGGGCCATGCGGTAGGGGCTGGCGTCGGTGGCGTAGAGGGCGCGGGCGCGGGCGTCGAAGCGCACCTCGCCGCGCACGCTCGCGCGCAGGCGGCGCTCCAGTTCGGCGGCTACGGTCGGGTCGGAGGGGGCCGCCAACGGGGCCCGCTTGGCCGGGCGAGGTGCGTTCTGGAGTGCCACGCGCTCAGTATAGGGCGTGTGGCACGCGCTCCCGCGAGGTGGNNNNNNNNNNNNNNNNNNNNNNNNNNNNNNNNNNNNNNNNNNNNNNNNNNNNNNNNNNNNNNNNNNNNNNNNNNNNNNNNNNNNNNNNNNNNNNNNNNNNTCTGGAGTGCCACGCGCTCAGTATAGGGCGTGTGGCACGCGCTCCCGCGAGGTGGTGGCTTCGGTGGCGTCTTCGGTGGCGTCCTCGGCGGCGCCATCCCCCTCGGCCGCGCCCGGCTGCGCGCCGAAGAGGCGCATGACCGTGACCGCCAGGCCGTGCTCGTCCAGGTGGCGGTAGGCGTGCACGAAGGTGCGCAGGCGGTAGCGCCGCATCAGGCCCGCCATGAGGCTGGGGGACTCGTAGGGCGAGAGGCGCGTGCCCGGCGGCAGCCTCACGGGGCGGTCGCGTTCGTCGAGCGTCCCCAGCTCGCGCAGCGCCGTCAGCACCCGCCCCGCCTTGGGCTCGAGGAACGGGCTGGGTGCGCCGCGCCGCAGCGCCTGCAGGCCGCGGCGCACCTCCGCGACGGTGGGGTAGCTGGTGGCCTCGCGCTCGAGCGCGTGCACGGCGTCCTCGGGCAGCGCCAGCACCACGGGTTCGGCGCCGCCGGCCGCCGCCGCCAGGGTGGCCACCGGGTCGGGGCCGAGGTCGGCGAGCAGCGTGCCCGCGCCCGTGCGGCTGACGGGCGCGGCCACCACCGCCGCCGTGGCGCCGTTGACCGGCACCTCGGGAGCGAGCGGCAGGGGCGCCGCGGGGCGCACGGCGTTGGCGCGGAACTCGAGGGTGCGGGCGCCGTTGAACTCGTTCTCCTCGAGCTCCACCGCGGCGGTGACGGCCTCGCCAACCGGCAGGGTGGCGGCCAGCTCGCCCATGCGCCACGCCACGCCCTTCACGCCGCCTATGCGGAGCTGGAGCGTGCCGCCGCCCTGCCCGACGGCGCGCGCGGAGGTGAGGGTGCCGGCCAGCGCGAAGAGCGGCGCGGGGTGGCCCTCGCCGAACGGCGCCAGGTCGAGGATGGCGCGGTAGAGGCCGGGGTCGACCTCGTCGACGCCCATGACGGCGTCGGTCGTCACGTTCGGCACCGGCCGCGGATGCTTCGCGGCGAAGGCGTGGACGGCGTCACGGAAGGCGGGGAACTCGGCCATGTCGAGCGCGAAGCCCGCCGCCTGCTTGTGGCCCCCGTAGCGCAGCAGGTGGGGCGCCGCCGCCCGCAGCCCCTCCACGGCGGAGATGCCGGGGGTGGAGCGCACGCTGCCCTTGCCGTCGGCGGCTATGTAGACGGGGAGGTAGAAGCGCTCGAGCAGCTTGCTGGCGACGATGCCCATCACGCCCGGGTGCCACGCCGCGTCCTCGAGCACCAGCGCGGGCGCGCTCGCGTCGGCCTTGGCGAGGGCCGACTCGTACATCTCGTCCTGGATCTTGCGGCGCTCCAGGTTGCGGGCGTCGAGGTAGACGGCCAGCTCGGCGGCGCGCCGCTCGGAGCGCGTGACGAGCAGCTCGAGCCCGACCTCGGCCTCGCCCAGCCGCCCGGCGGCGTTGAGGCGGGGCGCCAGCACGAACGCCACGCTGCGCGCGTCGATGGGGGGCGCGAGCCGTGCCTGGCTCACGCTGGCGCGCAGGCCGGGCCAGCGCGAGTCGGCGAGGCGCGCCAGCCCCTCGCGGATGAGGGCGCGGTTCTCGCCGAGGAGCGGCGCCACGTCGGCGATGGTGCCGATGGTGGCGAGGTCGGCGTAGTCGAGGGGCGGTTCGAGGCCGAGCTCGTCGTGGAGCGCCCACAGGAGGTGGAAGGCCACGCCGGCGCCCGTCAGCTCGGGCAGGCCGCGGCGCGCGGCGGGGGAGAGGCCCGGGTGCACCACGAGGCACGGCGGCAGGGCCTCGCCGGGGGTGTGGTGGTCGGTGACGATGACCTCCACGCCGGCGGCCTGCAGGGCGGCGATCTCCCTCAGGTTGGTGACGCCGCAGTCGACGGTCACGAAGAGGTCGGCGCGCGCGGCGTGCTCGGGCACGCGCGCGGCGCTGATGCCGTAGCCGTCCGTCAGGCGGTCGGGGATGAAGGTGGCCACCTGCGCCCCCAGCTCCTGCAGGCCCAGGTAGAGGACGGCCGTGCCGCTGATGCCGTCGGCGTCGTAGTCGCCGTGCACCAGCACGCGTTCGCCGCGCCTGACCGCGCGCGCCAGCCGCCGGGCCGCCTCCCGCAGGGCGGGGTTCGGGCTGAGGATGAGCGGTGGCGAGAGGTGGTCGGCGGCCTCGTCGCGCAGGCCGCGCGCCCACAGTATGGCCGCGAGGGCCGGCGGCACCTGCAGGGCGCGGCTCAGCGCGGCGACGGCGGCCGGCGGCGCCGGCGGCCTAACGGACCACCGGGCCTCGGGGACGCCCGGCGGCATCAACCGGCTTCGTCGTCGGTGGGCGGTTCTGCGTGGTACAGGTTGCCGCGGTCGGGGATCACGGGCACCTCGCGCTCCGCCGTGGCGAAGGCGGCGCGCGGGCCGGCGGGCGAGGGCGTGGGGTGGGGCGGCGGGGGCGCGGCGGCCGACTCGTACTCGGCCAGGCGGGAGCGGAGCTTCGTCAGCTCGCGGCCGCGGCGCCAGGCGCGCAGGCGCGCGGGCACGAACCCCACGACCCAGCCGATGACCAGCGCGAGGGCGACCACGTACGCCACCGGGATGGGTGGCAGGAAGGCGCTCAGGATGGGCAGCTCGACCTGCTGCCGGTTGGCGGTGTGGAAGAGCCACAGGTACGCGGCCAACGCCACGACAAGGATGACGCGAACGATTCTTACGCCCTTCACGCTCACCTCCTGAGGGATTCTACCGCAGGGGCCCGCCTCGGTAACCTCGCGCGTCCGCGCCGGGGCCGCCGGCACGTACAATCTAACGCCGTGACCACCACACCCCTCACCCTCACCGCCGCAGGCGCGACCGGTCAGGCCGACGGCGCCGTCAGGCCCGTCAAGGTGTTGGCCGCCATGTCGGGCGGGGTCGACTCGTCCGTCGCCGCCGCGCTCCTCGCCGAGCAGGGGTACGAGGTGGTCGGCAGCATGTTGCGCTTCTGGCCCGACGACAAGCCCGCCGGCGCCTTCGACCTGTGCTGCAGTCCGGACGCCGCCTACGACGCGCGGCGCGTGGCCGACGCGCTGGACGTACCGTTCTACCTGCTGGACTTCCGCGACACCTTCCAGGAGATCGTGATCGACCCGTTCGTGCCCACCTACCAGGCGGGCGCCACGCCCAACCCGTGCGTGTGGTGCAACCGCCACATCAAGTTCGGCGCGTTCGTGGAGCGCGCCCAGGCGCTGGGTTGCGAGTACATGGCCTCCGGCCACTTCGTGCGCCGCGTCGACGGTCCCAACGGTCCCGAGTTGCACCGCGGCAAGGACGACGACAAGGACCAGACCTACTTCCTGTGGGCCCTGCCGCGCACCATCCTCAAGTACCTCCTCTTCCCGCTGGGCGACCTCACCAAGGCCGAGGTGCGGGCCATGGCCGCCCAGCGCAGCCTGCGCACGGCCGAGAAGAAGAGCTCGTCGGGCCTCTGCTTCGTGCCCACCACGGTGAAGGCGTACCTCGAGGAGTACACGCGCGCCGTTCCAGGCAACGTGGTCGACGCGGCCGACGGTTACCGCGTGGTGGGCGAGCACCGCGGCGTGGCCTACTACACCATCGGGCAGAAGCGCGGCCTCGGCCTCCACCACTCGCACGTGGAGCGCTACGTCATCGAGCTGCGGCCCGACACCAACGAGGTCGTGGTCGGCCCGCGCGAGATGTGCCAGTGGCGCACCCTCGAGGCGCACCGCGGCAACTTCCTCACCGAGGACGAGCACCTGCCGCGCCGGGTCGAGGCGCAGGTGCGTTACCGCCAGGAACCCGAGCCCGCCACCCTCACCTTGCTCGGCGAGGGCCGCTTCCGGCTCAAGTTCGACGAACCGCAGTTCGGCGTGGCCACCGGCCAGAGCGCCGTGATCTACCAGGGCGAGCGGCTCCTGGGCGGCGGCGTCATCACCAGCCGGGCCTGACCGGACGCTGCGAGTCGTCGGCGCGGCGGTCGGGTCGGGTCGCGCGGTCGCGCCGGGCGGCCACGCCCAACGGCCGCCGCGCCATCCGCTACAATCTGCACAGGAGGTTCAATCATGGGAGGCCTCATAGTCCTCGTCATACTGGTCGCGCTGGCGTTCTACGCGGTCTCGATCTACAACCGCATAGTGGCGTACGAGAAGCGCTACCAGAACGCCTGGAGCCAGATCGACGTCCAGCTCAAGCGCCGCTCCGACCTCATCCCCAACCTCGTCGAGACGGTGAAGGGCTACGCCGCGCACGAGAGTCAGGTCTTCGAGGAGGTCACCCGCTCCCGCTCCGCCCTCATGAACGCGCACTCCGTCAACGAGTCCGCCGAGGCCGCCAACGCCATGTCGGCCGCGCTAGGTCGGCTGTTCGCCGTGGCGGAGGCCTACCCGGACCTCAAGGCCAACGAGAACTTCAAGCTGCTGCAGGAGGAACTCTCCGGCGTCGAGAACAAGATCGCCTACGCGCGCCAGTTCTACAACGACGCCGTCATGCAGTACAACACGCTCATCGAGACGGTGCCCGCCGTGTTCCTCGCCGGGCCCATGAACAAGAAGCCGGCCGTGTTCCTGCAGATCCCGGAGGGTGACCGCGCGGTGCCGCAGGTGTCGTTCGGCGCCACGCCCAGCGCGTAGAGCTTGAGACCCGGGTCACGAGCCGCACCCGCCACCGCCCCCGGCGCGCCGCACGGCGCCGCCGGGGGCGGTCCGCTTGAGCTGATCGACCTCGGCAGGGGCCAGCCGGGGACCGAGCTGCTGCCGTTCCGGGTCGTGGCCGAGGCCGGCGCGGTGGCGCTCCAACGGCGCGACCCCGAGCTCCTCCAGTACGGCGCGGAGCGCGGCCCCCTCGGCCTGCGGGAGGCCGTCGCGGCCTGGTTGAGCCGGCGCGCCGCCGGTGCCGCGGCCACCGCCACCCGCGGCACCGAGGGCGGCGTCGACCTCGTTGGTGCTCCCGGCCCCGACGAGCTGGTGATCACCAGCGGCATCACGGTGGCGCTCGACCTGCTCTGCACGCTCCTCGCCGAACCCGGCGGCGTCGTGCTCGTTGAGGAGCCCACCTACCACCTCGCCAAGCTCATCTTCCGGGACCACCGCCTGCGGCAGGTGCCGGTGGCGGGCGACGAGGGCGGCATGCTGCCGGAGGCGCTCGACGAGGCCCTCGCGCGGCACCCTGGCGCCCTCGCGTACCTCGTGCCGGCCTTCGGGAACCCCACCGGCGCCAGCCTGAGCGCCGCAAGGGCGCGGCGCGTGCTCGAGGTAACGGAGCGGCACGGCGCCTGGCTGCTGGCCGACGAGGTCTACCGCCTCCTCGACTTCGGCGCGGGACCGGCGCCGTCGCTCGCGCGGCGCGGCGCCGAACGCGTGGTGTCCCTCAACTCGTTCTCCAAGGTCCTCGCACCCGGCCTGCGCCTGGGCTGGCTCGTCGCCCCGCCGCCGCTCCTGCGCACCTTCGAGACCTCGGGGCTGCTCCAGAGCGGCGGGGGGCTCAACCCGCTGGTGGGCGCCGTGGTGGAGCACGCCCTGCGCGCCGGCGGGGCCGACGAGCACCTCGACATGCTGCGGGGTGAGCTGGCCCGCCGCGCTGCCGCGTTGGGAGCGGCGCTGCGCCGTCACCTGCCCGCCGCGGAGTTCGTGGCGCCGGCGGGCGGCTACTTCATCTGGCTGCGCGTGCCGGGCGCGGCGCCCACGGGCGGCGCGCTGCTGGAGCGCGCCCGCGCGGGAGGCGTCGGCTTCGTGCCCGGCAGCGCCTTCTCGACGGCGGGCGGTCAAGGGGAGCGGCTGCGTCTCTCCTTCGCCCATTACGACCCCGCCCGGCTCGAGTTGGGAGTCGAGCGGCTGGCGGTGGCGGTAGAATCCGCCAACGTGGGCGGCTAGGGCCGCCTGAACGACCAGCAGAGGGCGGCAGCGCCGCCACCGGAGGTACCTACATGACCCGCAACCGCATCCGCCCGCTGCTCGCCACGCTCGCCGCCGCCGCGTTGGCGCTGGCCTCCGTGGCCGTCGCCCAGGACCGTAGCGTCAAGATCGGCGTCTACGGCGGCTACTTCAAGGACAGCTTCGACGAGCACGTGTTCCCGCTCTTCACGGAGGAGACGGGCATCGCCGTCGAGTCGGTCGCGGAGCCGACCGGCGAGGCGTGGCTGGTGCAGCTCGAGGCCGCCGCCCGCGCCGGGCAGGCGCCCGCCGACGTGTCGATGATGGCGCAGGGCCCATTGGCGCGCGGCATCGGCTCGGAGCTGTGGGTGCCCCTCGACGAGGCCGCCCTGCCCAACCTCGAGTTCATGCGCCCGCAGCTCCTCAACCGCGACGCCGCCGGGCGCCTCGTGGGCGTCGGCGCCGTCTCCTGGTACATCACCCTCGTCACGAACACGGACGTCTTCCCGGAGGCCCCCACGTCGTGGGCCGAGCTGTGGGGCGACCACCCCAACCAGGAAGGCCTGCTGGCCCTGCCCATCAACTCGTTCCTCCTCGAGATAACTGCCACCACGTTCTTCGGCGGCACCGACATCCTGGACACTGAGGAGGGCATCCTGCAGGTCATCGACAAGCTGGCCGAGCTGGCGCCCAACGTGCAGCTCTGGTACCGCGACGAGGGCCAGTTCCAGCAGGCGCTGCAG comes from Trueperaceae bacterium and encodes:
- a CDS encoding extracellular solute-binding protein — its product is MTRNRIRPLLATLAAAALALASVAVAQDRSVKIGVYGGYFKDSFDEHVFPLFTEETGIAVESVAEPTGEAWLVQLEAAARAGQAPADVSMMAQGPLARGIGSELWVPLDEAALPNLEFMRPQLLNRDAAGRLVGVGAVSWYITLVTNTDVFPEAPTSWAELWGDHPNQEGLLALPINSFLLEITATTFFGGTDILDTEEGILQVIDKLAELAPNVQLWYRDEGQFQQALQSGEIPMGEYYHDVTGLAASDGFPVRSTFPAEGGVLDSGSWAVTRASTKVPEALEFINWFMQPRVQDLVARKLGTAPTVQREFLTLTDEEFAAVSSDIAPIIPRYDIYLERGDWINQVWSERVTR
- a CDS encoding LapA family protein, with product MKGVRIVRVILVVALAAYLWLFHTANRQQVELPILSAFLPPIPVAYVVALALVIGWVVGFVPARLRAWRRGRELTKLRSRLAEYESAAAPPPPHPTPSPAGPRAAFATAEREVPVIPDRGNLYHAEPPTDDEAG
- a CDS encoding LemA family protein — translated: MGGLIVLVILVALAFYAVSIYNRIVAYEKRYQNAWSQIDVQLKRRSDLIPNLVETVKGYAAHESQVFEEVTRSRSALMNAHSVNESAEAANAMSAALGRLFAVAEAYPDLKANENFKLLQEELSGVENKIAYARQFYNDAVMQYNTLIETVPAVFLAGPMNKKPAVFLQIPEGDRAVPQVSFGATPSA
- a CDS encoding FAD-binding oxidoreductase gives rise to the protein MALQNAPRPAKRAPLAAPSDPTVAAELERRLRASVRGEVRFDARARALYATDASPYRMAPVGIVVPLDEADVKAAVKAAHELKVPVLPRGGGTSLAGQTVAAALVIDFSKHLTGLLELNVSERWVRVQPGLVRDQLNAKLAQHRLQFTPDVATTDRANVGGMVANNSAGTRSIKYGKSVDQVIGLRVLLVDGTELELGPLSGAALDAKLAAPGREGDLYRAVRGLVESHAGEIAARYPKVMRRVGGYNLDELTEAGGEGQRPFNLAKVVSGSEGTLAVILELKLALHPVPARRLVSMVHFDSLTKAFQAVQHINRHGPSAVEIIDRDLILLGRENPAMAPHMRWVVGDPEAVLLVEFDGADLAECKAALARMEADPAVTALCYGSYVAEDPAEQKEIADFRRDGLGIYATMPGADKPTPSIEDAAIPVEHLHEYIPEVIEVCKKHGTRAVFYAHASVGVIHVRPLLDLKSPVGVEQYRGISEDVFELVVKYGGSWSGEHGDGLIRSYQNRRLFGDELYQAFKDLKHAFDPDGLMNPGKIVDAPAMTENLRYGADYPKVEVPTVFDFSSQGGFLGAVEACTGVGACRKVGAGTMCPSYMGTRDEDNSTRGRANVLREALTGGLPGGMTSKDVYEVLDLCLECKACKSECPSRVDMAKIKYEWLQHYYDEHGTPLSARAMGNVGRVAPLAQALAPIANFFLPMKP
- the mnmA gene encoding tRNA 2-thiouridine(34) synthase MnmA, encoding MSGGVDSSVAAALLAEQGYEVVGSMLRFWPDDKPAGAFDLCCSPDAAYDARRVADALDVPFYLLDFRDTFQEIVIDPFVPTYQAGATPNPCVWCNRHIKFGAFVERAQALGCEYMASGHFVRRVDGPNGPELHRGKDDDKDQTYFLWALPRTILKYLLFPLGDLTKAEVRAMAAQRSLRTAEKKSSSGLCFVPTTVKAYLEEYTRAVPGNVVDAADGYRVVGEHRGVAYYTIGQKRGLGLHHSHVERYVIELRPDTNEVVVGPREMCQWRTLEAHRGNFLTEDEHLPRRVEAQVRYRQEPEPATLTLLGEGRFRLKFDEPQFGVATGQSAVIYQGERLLGGGVITSRA
- a CDS encoding PLP-dependent aminotransferase family protein; amino-acid sequence: MRPGSRAAPATAPGAPHGAAGGGPLELIDLGRGQPGTELLPFRVVAEAGAVALQRRDPELLQYGAERGPLGLREAVAAWLSRRAAGAAATATRGTEGGVDLVGAPGPDELVITSGITVALDLLCTLLAEPGGVVLVEEPTYHLAKLIFRDHRLRQVPVAGDEGGMLPEALDEALARHPGALAYLVPAFGNPTGASLSAARARRVLEVTERHGAWLLADEVYRLLDFGAGPAPSLARRGAERVVSLNSFSKVLAPGLRLGWLVAPPPLLRTFETSGLLQSGGGLNPLVGAVVEHALRAGGADEHLDMLRGELARRAAALGAALRRHLPAAEFVAPAGGYFIWLRVPGAAPTGGALLERARAGGVGFVPGSAFSTAGGQGERLRLSFAHYDPARLELGVERLAVAVESANVGG
- the recJ gene encoding single-stranded-DNA-specific exonuclease RecJ, translating into MPPGVPEARWSVRPPAPPAAVAALSRALQVPPALAAILWARGLRDEAADHLSPPLILSPNPALREAARRLARAVRRGERVLVHGDYDADGISGTAVLYLGLQELGAQVATFIPDRLTDGYGISAARVPEHAARADLFVTVDCGVTNLREIAALQAAGVEVIVTDHHTPGEALPPCLVVHPGLSPAARRGLPELTGAGVAFHLLWALHDELGLEPPLDYADLATIGTIADVAPLLGENRALIREGLARLADSRWPGLRASVSQARLAPPIDARSVAFVLAPRLNAAGRLGEAEVGLELLVTRSERRAAELAVYLDARNLERRKIQDEMYESALAKADASAPALVLEDAAWHPGVMGIVASKLLERFYLPVYIAADGKGSVRSTPGISAVEGLRAAAPHLLRYGGHKQAAGFALDMAEFPAFRDAVHAFAAKHPRPVPNVTTDAVMGVDEVDPGLYRAILDLAPFGEGHPAPLFALAGTLTSARAVGQGGGTLQLRIGGVKGVAWRMGELAATLPVGEAVTAAVELEENEFNGARTLEFRANAVRPAAPLPLAPEVPVNGATAAVVAAPVSRTGAGTLLADLGPDPVATLAAAAGGAEPVVLALPEDAVHALEREATSYPTVAEVRRGLQALRRGAPSPFLEPKAGRVLTALRELGTLDERDRPVRLPPGTRLSPYESPSLMAGLMRRYRLRTFVHAYRHLDEHGLAVTVMRLFGAQPGAAEGDGAAEDATEDATEATTSRERVPHALY